CGGCGTGTCGGCCGAACTCACGACGATGGCGAGATCGGCCAAGGCCGCCGCGGCCCCGCCGCCGCTCCCCAGCAGGGCGATCCGGCACATGCCGCGGTCGCGGGCGATCCGCATCGCCGCGACCACGTTGCGGGAGTTGCCGCTCGTGCTGATGCCCACGAGGATGTCTCCCGGCTGGCCCAGGGCCTCGACCTGCCGGGCGAAGACCCGTTCGTAATCGTAGTCGTTGGCGATGGCCGTCAGGATCGAGGAGTCGGTGGTCAGGGCGATGGCCGGCAGCGCCCGACGCTCCACCCTGAAGCGGCTGACCAGTTCGGCCGCCAGGTGCTGCGCGTCCGCGGCGCTGCCGCCGTTGCCGCACAGCAGCACCTTGTTGCTGGCGGCGAATGCCGCCACCAGGCGATCGGCCGCCGCGACGATACTTCCCGCGGCTTCCCGCGAGGTTCGGTCGAGCAACTGGCGGGCCGTCTCCAGGCTGGTCCTGACGAAAGCTTCGGACATCCTTCCTCCTGCCTATCGGGCATGACGCTCGTAGAGGGCCTCGAAGCGGGTGGCCATCCGCTCGAGCGAGAAGTG
The nucleotide sequence above comes from Candidatus Tanganyikabacteria bacterium. Encoded proteins:
- the gmhA gene encoding D-sedoheptulose 7-phosphate isomerase; the encoded protein is MSEAFVRTSLETARQLLDRTSREAAGSIVAAADRLVAAFAASNKVLLCGNGGSAADAQHLAAELVSRFRVERRALPAIALTTDSSILTAIANDYDYERVFARQVEALGQPGDILVGISTSGNSRNVVAAMRIARDRGMCRIALLGSGGGAAAALADLAIVVSSADTPRIQEAHIAIGHILCELVERRLCEQAAATVRSRGSSALPIKAS